A stretch of Halostagnicola kamekurae DNA encodes these proteins:
- a CDS encoding cation diffusion facilitator family transporter, whose amino-acid sequence MDGDSNRRGFARASWANVLGNAVKIVVEGAAGLAFGSVALIADAAHSVADLVASVVVLVWGRTAFDGPDDSHPHGHERIEPLTAIFVGAVIALLGLLLLSESAQGLLDPDPPAARLLLFGALAFAIADMYLVYRYTEYVNADIGSTALTALAVDCLNDIYTSIAALVGVAGVFFGAPILDPLAGALVSVLVISQGVSIGRENLDYLVGAAATPTQRAQIADTLRAHPDVEGVHDLTVYYDGTVLEVEVHVEVDGNMPFREAHDIESALVDDLRDLEDVGDAHVHLDPSGIGEWKDQPDRWHANGT is encoded by the coding sequence ATGGACGGCGACTCGAATCGACGCGGGTTCGCGCGCGCTTCGTGGGCGAACGTTCTCGGCAACGCCGTAAAGATCGTCGTCGAAGGCGCTGCGGGACTGGCTTTCGGGAGCGTCGCGTTGATCGCCGACGCCGCCCACTCGGTCGCCGATTTGGTCGCGAGCGTCGTCGTCCTCGTCTGGGGGCGCACCGCGTTCGACGGGCCGGACGACAGCCACCCGCACGGCCACGAGCGGATCGAGCCGCTGACAGCGATTTTCGTCGGCGCGGTGATCGCGCTGCTCGGGTTGCTGTTGCTCTCCGAATCCGCCCAGGGACTTCTCGATCCCGATCCGCCGGCGGCGCGACTCCTCTTGTTCGGCGCGCTCGCGTTCGCCATCGCCGACATGTACCTCGTCTATCGGTACACGGAGTACGTCAACGCCGACATCGGATCGACGGCGCTTACGGCGCTGGCGGTGGACTGTCTCAACGACATCTACACCTCGATCGCCGCCCTCGTGGGCGTCGCCGGGGTCTTCTTCGGTGCTCCGATCCTCGACCCGCTCGCCGGCGCCCTCGTCAGCGTCCTCGTTATCTCTCAGGGCGTCAGCATCGGTCGCGAAAACCTCGACTATCTCGTCGGCGCGGCGGCGACGCCGACACAGCGCGCGCAGATCGCGGACACCCTGCGCGCCCATCCCGACGTCGAGGGCGTCCACGACCTGACCGTCTACTACGACGGCACCGTCCTCGAGGTCGAGGTCCACGTCGAGGTCGACGGCAACATGCCGTTTCGGGAGGCCCACGACATCGAGTCGGCGCTCGTCGACGATCTCCGGGACTTGGAGGACGTCGGGGACGCGCACGTCCACCTCGATCCGTCGGGAATCGGCGAGTGGAAGGATCAGCCGGATCGGTGGCACGCCAACGGGACCTGA
- a CDS encoding cysteine hydrolase family protein, with protein MHLEPDSTAVVVVDMQNGFCHPDGSLYAPGSETVIEPITELVSRARTAGAQIVYTRDIHPPEQFADAHYYDEFEQWGEHVVEGTWDAELVDELAVESDDHVVEKHTYDAFYQTELEGWLNARGIDDLVLCGTLANVCVLHTGGSAGLRDFRPIMVEDCIGAIEADHREYALEHADWLFGELVEREDLEFDG; from the coding sequence ATGCACCTCGAGCCAGACAGCACCGCGGTCGTCGTGGTCGACATGCAAAACGGCTTCTGTCACCCCGACGGATCGCTGTACGCACCGGGGAGCGAAACGGTCATCGAACCGATTACCGAACTGGTCTCGCGCGCTCGAACGGCGGGGGCACAGATCGTCTACACGCGCGACATCCACCCGCCCGAGCAGTTCGCGGACGCCCACTACTACGACGAGTTCGAACAGTGGGGCGAACACGTCGTCGAAGGAACGTGGGACGCCGAACTCGTCGACGAACTCGCGGTCGAATCGGACGATCACGTCGTCGAAAAGCACACCTACGACGCGTTCTACCAGACCGAACTCGAGGGCTGGTTAAACGCCCGCGGCATCGACGATTTGGTGCTCTGTGGAACGCTCGCGAACGTCTGCGTTCTGCATACCGGGGGCAGCGCGGGGCTTCGGGACTTTCGGCCGATCATGGTCGAAGACTGCATCGGCGCAATCGAAGCCGACCACCGGGAGTACGCCCTCGAGCACGCCGACTGGCTCTTTGGCGAACTCGTCGAGCGCGAGGATCTCGAGTTCGACGGATAA
- a CDS encoding Hvo_1808 family surface protein, producing the protein MYLAEMNRTRTRGVALAVFASAIVLAVLVAGPGLPLLSIADDPTRDRPADPSTEGTVGYVDGYWYDDELSVDGSDDATVSEDELEAVVSRSMARVETIRGLTFEEDVSVDVISREEYQSQNDTSIEDPTADQRLQSNLRLEALFMADRETSAVEEQQSFYDGSVAGYYDPETDEIVIVSEDPDDPALDELTLGHELVHALQDQHYNLTSYERETQDQANAKNGLIEGDAVWVENRYETRCSQDWACTVPSTNPQGDQTEPNWGLYLTIFHPYDDGPDYVDAVLGEGDSRDWDALNSAYDDPPASSSEVIRPGEEREPRDVDVEDRSSENWTQHEVDGAVANDSLGEATMVSMFAADGLAGEESVIEPDELLPDGPTGTIENIDYDHEVTDGWAGDELVTYVGDDESIDESGYVWETEWESTTEAEQFLEGYLELLSLHGAEDIDGHRDTFSIEDEDGYPGAYYLEHDGERVTIVRGPSVEAVDEIDAGSAPEGEDTLELDATAPDSGAGDEAGPDGSSANDGEPISGFGSAVAVVALLVAALTARLSR; encoded by the coding sequence GTGTATCTCGCTGAAATGAACCGGACGCGAACGCGCGGTGTTGCTCTCGCGGTTTTCGCATCGGCGATCGTACTGGCGGTGCTCGTCGCCGGTCCGGGACTCCCGCTCCTGTCGATCGCCGACGATCCGACGCGGGACCGACCCGCCGACCCCTCGACCGAGGGCACCGTGGGCTACGTCGACGGCTACTGGTACGACGACGAGCTTTCGGTCGACGGCAGCGACGACGCGACCGTCTCCGAGGACGAACTCGAGGCCGTCGTCAGCCGGTCGATGGCCCGCGTCGAGACGATTCGCGGCCTCACGTTCGAGGAGGACGTTTCGGTCGACGTGATCTCTCGGGAGGAGTACCAGTCCCAAAACGACACGTCGATCGAAGATCCGACCGCCGACCAGCGTCTCCAGTCGAACCTCCGGCTCGAGGCGCTGTTCATGGCCGATCGCGAGACGAGCGCGGTAGAGGAACAGCAATCGTTCTACGACGGCTCGGTTGCGGGCTACTACGACCCGGAAACCGACGAAATCGTCATCGTCTCGGAGGACCCGGACGATCCGGCCTTAGACGAACTCACGCTCGGGCACGAACTCGTCCACGCGCTGCAGGATCAACACTACAATCTGACGAGTTACGAGCGCGAGACGCAGGATCAGGCCAATGCCAAGAACGGTCTCATCGAAGGCGACGCCGTCTGGGTGGAAAACCGGTACGAAACGCGCTGTAGTCAGGACTGGGCCTGTACCGTCCCGTCGACGAACCCGCAAGGGGACCAGACCGAACCCAACTGGGGGCTCTACCTCACGATTTTCCACCCCTACGACGACGGCCCCGACTACGTCGACGCGGTGCTCGGCGAGGGCGACTCGCGCGACTGGGACGCCCTCAACAGCGCCTACGATGACCCGCCAGCGAGCTCTTCTGAGGTGATTCGTCCCGGCGAAGAGCGCGAGCCGCGCGACGTCGACGTCGAGGATCGCTCGAGCGAGAACTGGACCCAACACGAGGTCGACGGCGCCGTCGCCAACGACTCACTCGGCGAGGCGACGATGGTGTCGATGTTCGCTGCCGACGGCCTCGCCGGCGAGGAGTCGGTTATCGAGCCCGACGAGTTGCTCCCCGACGGACCAACCGGCACCATCGAGAACATCGACTACGACCACGAGGTGACCGACGGCTGGGCCGGCGACGAACTCGTCACCTACGTCGGCGACGACGAGTCGATCGATGAAAGCGGCTACGTCTGGGAGACCGAGTGGGAGTCTACGACCGAGGCCGAGCAGTTCCTCGAGGGCTACCTCGAGTTGCTCTCCTTACACGGCGCGGAAGACATCGACGGTCACCGGGACACCTTCTCGATCGAGGACGAAGACGGCTATCCCGGCGCGTACTACCTCGAACACGATGGCGAGCGCGTGACTATCGTCCGCGGTCCCTCCGTCGAGGCGGTCGACGAAATCGACGCCGGGAGCGCACCCGAAGGGGAAGATACGCTCGAGTTGGACGCAACTGCGCCAGATTCGGGAGCCGGCGACGAGGCAGGGCCGGACGGCTCCAGCGCGAACGACGGCGAGCCGATATCCGGGTTCGGCTCCGCCGTCGCCGTCGTCGCACTGCTGGTCGCCGCGCTCACCGCTCGACTGTCACGCTGA
- a CDS encoding nicotinate phosphoribosyltransferase translates to MSNPFETVTSEAILEGTATDAYFDRTRTTLEHAGLNPRVVAEVTADQFPTGEFQVLTGIADIATLFEGRAVDVDALPDGQLFDGGPVVRIEGPYLEFAELETTLLGFLSQPSGFATAALEARRAAPDSTLLSFGARHVHPSLATAVERAAILAGFDGFSHVAAGELLEQEASGTMPHALMFAFGEGNQADAWRAFDEAVPESVPRIALTDTFWDEKSESLLAAETLGDRLDGVRLDTTGSRRGDFRHIAREIRWELDARGFEDVDIFCSGGIDPSSIRTLRDVADGFGVGSHITSRAPIDFSLDIVELEGEPVSKRGKLSGVKDVYRTADGGHHVALADGDAPADAESLLEPLVRDGEVVREPTLEEASERCLADAAAVGFEESR, encoded by the coding sequence ATGTCGAACCCGTTCGAGACAGTCACGTCGGAGGCGATTCTCGAGGGTACCGCGACCGACGCCTACTTCGATCGGACGCGGACGACCCTCGAGCACGCGGGGCTGAATCCCCGCGTCGTCGCCGAAGTGACCGCAGACCAGTTTCCGACCGGCGAGTTTCAGGTACTCACCGGCATCGCCGATATCGCTACGCTGTTCGAGGGCCGCGCCGTCGACGTCGACGCCTTGCCGGACGGACAGCTCTTCGACGGCGGTCCGGTCGTCAGAATCGAGGGCCCGTACCTCGAGTTCGCCGAACTCGAGACCACGTTGCTCGGCTTTCTCTCCCAGCCGAGCGGCTTCGCGACCGCGGCGCTCGAGGCCCGGCGCGCCGCGCCCGATTCGACCCTGCTCTCGTTCGGCGCTCGCCACGTCCACCCGTCGCTCGCGACGGCGGTCGAACGCGCCGCCATCCTCGCCGGATTCGACGGCTTCTCGCACGTCGCCGCAGGCGAACTGCTCGAGCAGGAGGCTAGCGGAACGATGCCCCACGCGCTCATGTTCGCCTTCGGCGAGGGGAATCAGGCCGACGCCTGGCGGGCGTTCGACGAGGCGGTCCCCGAATCGGTCCCTCGGATCGCCCTCACGGACACGTTCTGGGACGAAAAGAGCGAGAGCTTACTCGCCGCCGAAACGCTCGGCGACCGACTCGACGGCGTTCGCCTCGATACCACCGGCTCTCGCCGCGGCGATTTCAGACATATCGCTCGAGAGATACGGTGGGAACTCGACGCTCGAGGCTTCGAAGACGTCGATATCTTTTGCAGCGGCGGCATCGACCCGTCGTCGATTCGAACCCTACGCGACGTCGCCGATGGCTTCGGCGTCGGCAGCCATATCACGAGCAGGGCACCGATCGATTTCAGCCTCGACATCGTCGAACTCGAGGGCGAACCGGTCTCGAAACGGGGGAAACTCTCCGGCGTGAAAGACGTCTACCGGACCGCAGACGGCGGCCACCACGTCGCGCTCGCGGACGGCGACGCACCAGCGGACGCGGAGTCGCTGCTCGAACCATTGGTTCGCGACGGCGAGGTTGTCAGAGAACCGACTCTCGAGGAAGCGAGCGAGCGCTGTCTCGCGGACGCCGCGGCCGTTGGATTCGAGGAATCGCGCTAA
- a CDS encoding TIGR00296 family protein, with the protein MSQRQGVDLSYEDGARAAELAREAVESFVRNGQREHPGSMREAFYERTGAFVRLESTRGRGSLRGCAGGYRSDDQLGHVIVDAAIEAASDDSCGSEVTPSELDNLTVSVCTVKNVLLTDDPLADIELGSHGVAVDGGGKSGWLYPTVPVQNDWSEREYLDRACRKARLPPTAWQDDDIVVTLFEGQVFREREADGSVEQV; encoded by the coding sequence ATGTCCCAGCGACAGGGCGTCGACCTTTCCTACGAAGACGGCGCGCGTGCGGCCGAACTCGCACGAGAAGCCGTCGAATCTTTCGTACGTAACGGTCAACGAGAACATCCAGGCAGCATGCGCGAAGCGTTCTACGAGCGCACGGGCGCGTTCGTCCGCCTCGAGTCGACTCGAGGCCGCGGCAGTCTGCGCGGGTGTGCCGGCGGCTACCGATCGGACGATCAGCTCGGACACGTCATCGTCGACGCGGCCATCGAGGCCGCAAGCGACGACTCGTGTGGCTCCGAGGTGACGCCGTCTGAACTCGACAACCTCACCGTCTCGGTGTGTACCGTCAAGAACGTACTGCTCACCGACGACCCGCTCGCGGATATCGAACTCGGAAGCCACGGCGTCGCCGTCGACGGCGGCGGTAAAAGCGGCTGGCTCTACCCGACCGTCCCCGTCCAGAACGACTGGAGCGAGCGCGAGTACCTCGACCGGGCGTGTCGGAAAGCCCGACTCCCGCCGACGGCGTGGCAGGACGACGACATCGTCGTCACGCTCTTCGAAGGACAGGTCTTCCGCGAGCGCGAGGCCGACGGCAGCGTCGAGCAGGTGTAA
- the cca gene encoding CCA tRNA nucleotidyltransferase, whose product MTAEDEDRERDDSDSLESGSGPADPATDSSLEAVVSRVRERVIPDDAEREALSTAATTLIDRADAAATARCPDADVLQVGSTARDTWISGDRDIDIFVRFPPNLDRETLEEYGLEVGHETLPSGHEEFAEHPYVKGKFEGFDVDVVPCFRLESATDIRSAVDRTPFHTRYLNERLDDEITADVRVTKQFCKGIGVYGSDLRTRGFSGYLTELLVCEYGGFRPLLEAASDWNPPVRLDPERPDSSSVDGSDTAPVQFDDPLVVIDPTDPERNVAAVASADNVARFQHYARDVLESPRESLFEPHEPAPLDAAALRAHLANRGTTPVAVRFDAPDLVEDQLYPQLRKSLSGITSKLDARGFDVFRATTFADDSAVVFVELAVTERPALERHDGPPVHVRSHAEGFFDAYADDPDAYGPFIDGDRYVTEREREFTTATAFLESERLLEAGLGAHVETALEDGYDVLVGDDVTELLGEFDRELARYYDPRP is encoded by the coding sequence ATGACAGCAGAGGACGAAGACCGGGAGAGGGACGATTCGGACTCCCTCGAGTCCGGGTCCGGCCCGGCCGATCCGGCCACCGACTCGAGTCTCGAGGCCGTTGTCTCGCGGGTTCGCGAGCGAGTCATTCCCGACGACGCCGAACGCGAGGCGCTGTCGACGGCCGCGACGACGCTCATCGATAGGGCCGATGCCGCAGCCACGGCCCGCTGTCCCGACGCGGACGTCCTGCAGGTGGGCTCGACCGCACGCGACACCTGGATCAGCGGCGACCGGGACATCGATATCTTCGTCCGGTTTCCGCCCAACCTCGACCGGGAGACGTTAGAGGAGTACGGCCTCGAAGTCGGCCACGAAACGTTGCCCTCGGGCCACGAGGAGTTCGCCGAGCACCCCTACGTGAAAGGGAAGTTCGAGGGCTTCGACGTCGATGTCGTCCCCTGTTTTCGACTCGAGTCGGCGACCGACATCCGATCCGCGGTCGATCGGACGCCGTTTCACACCCGGTACCTGAACGAGCGCCTCGACGACGAGATCACCGCCGACGTTCGGGTCACGAAGCAGTTCTGCAAGGGGATCGGCGTCTACGGAAGCGACCTCAGAACCCGCGGGTTCAGCGGCTACCTCACCGAACTCCTCGTCTGCGAGTACGGCGGCTTTCGCCCGCTGCTCGAGGCCGCGAGCGACTGGAACCCACCGGTCCGGCTCGATCCGGAGAGACCGGATTCATCCAGTGTTGACGGGAGCGACACCGCACCCGTCCAGTTCGACGACCCGCTCGTCGTAATCGACCCCACCGATCCCGAACGGAACGTCGCCGCCGTCGCCTCGGCCGACAACGTCGCCCGGTTCCAACACTACGCCCGCGACGTTCTCGAGTCCCCACGCGAGTCGCTGTTCGAACCCCACGAACCCGCGCCGCTGGACGCCGCCGCACTCCGCGCTCACCTGGCGAACCGCGGAACGACGCCGGTCGCCGTCAGGTTCGACGCGCCGGACCTCGTCGAAGACCAGCTGTACCCGCAACTTCGAAAATCCCTGTCGGGGATCACGAGCAAGCTCGACGCTCGCGGGTTCGACGTGTTTCGCGCGACGACGTTCGCCGACGACAGCGCCGTCGTCTTCGTCGAACTCGCGGTCACCGAACGGCCGGCGCTCGAGCGCCACGACGGGCCGCCGGTCCACGTCCGATCGCACGCCGAGGGCTTCTTCGACGCCTACGCGGACGATCCGGACGCCTACGGACCCTTTATCGACGGCGACCGCTACGTGACCGAACGCGAACGCGAGTTCACCACGGCGACGGCGTTTCTCGAGAGCGAGCGACTGCTCGAGGCGGGACTAGGCGCACACGTCGAGACGGCTCTCGAGGACGGGTACGACGTTCTCGTGGGTGACGACGTTACCGAACTGCTCGGCGAGTTCGACCGGGAACTGGCGCGGTACTACGATCCGCGGCCCTGA
- a CDS encoding histone deacetylase family protein, giving the protein MQFGYSEDCLAHDPGSRHPETPDRLRAIRERLKKKHGVEYVEPDPATIDTIAAVHDREYIESVDEFCAEGGGNWDPDTTAVEESWDAIRRSAGSACWAADAALEGEDGRKTPFSIGRPPGHHAVGDDAMGFCFVNNVAVAAQHAIDSNDDVERVAIVDWDVHHGNGTQDIFYDDGDVFFASIHEEGLYPGTGAVDEIGTDEGNGTTMNIPMPAGTDELGYLAAIDGPLTDALESFDPDLLLISAGFDAHRHDPISRIRLPTEAYALMTDRFRTIADETDAALAFVLEGGYGLEVLADSVALVHETFDGREPIEPEGAVSDDAASVIEDVREAHGLTD; this is encoded by the coding sequence ATGCAGTTTGGCTACAGCGAGGACTGTCTCGCACACGACCCCGGTTCGCGTCACCCGGAGACGCCCGACCGCCTCAGGGCGATCCGAGAGCGACTGAAGAAAAAACACGGCGTCGAGTACGTCGAACCGGATCCGGCGACGATCGACACGATCGCCGCAGTTCACGACCGCGAATACATCGAGTCCGTCGACGAATTCTGTGCCGAGGGCGGCGGGAACTGGGATCCCGACACGACCGCCGTCGAAGAGAGTTGGGACGCGATCCGCCGAAGCGCCGGGTCGGCCTGCTGGGCCGCAGACGCCGCCCTCGAGGGCGAAGACGGACGAAAGACGCCGTTCTCGATCGGACGGCCGCCGGGCCATCACGCGGTCGGCGACGACGCGATGGGCTTTTGCTTCGTCAACAACGTCGCCGTCGCAGCCCAGCACGCGATCGATTCGAACGACGACGTCGAGCGCGTAGCGATCGTCGACTGGGACGTCCACCACGGAAACGGAACGCAGGACATCTTCTACGACGACGGCGACGTCTTCTTCGCGTCGATACACGAGGAGGGGCTCTATCCCGGCACCGGCGCAGTCGACGAAATCGGGACTGACGAGGGCAACGGAACGACGATGAATATCCCGATGCCCGCCGGAACCGACGAACTGGGGTATCTGGCGGCGATCGACGGACCGCTCACCGACGCGCTCGAGTCGTTCGATCCGGATCTCCTCCTCATCAGCGCCGGATTCGACGCGCACCGTCACGACCCGATTTCGCGGATTCGCCTGCCGACGGAGGCCTACGCGCTCATGACCGACCGGTTTCGAACGATCGCCGACGAAACCGACGCGGCGCTGGCGTTCGTTCTCGAGGGGGGCTACGGCCTCGAGGTGCTCGCCGACAGCGTCGCGCTTGTCCACGAGACGTTCGACGGCCGAGAGCCGATCGAACCAGAAGGAGCGGTGAGCGACGACGCGGCGTCGGTTATCGAGGACGTACGGGAGGCACACGGGCTGACCGACTGA
- a CDS encoding histone family protein: MNVELPFAPVDTIIRRNAGDLRVSADASEALALRIQEHGSELAIDAAERAIADGRKTLMASDFEVETVIDKDDLELPVAPVDRIARIEIDDKYRVSMDARIALADILEDYADNVAHAAAILARHADRRTIIESDIETYFSLFE; this comes from the coding sequence ATGAACGTCGAACTCCCGTTCGCCCCGGTTGATACGATCATCCGGCGGAACGCGGGTGATCTTCGTGTGAGCGCCGACGCGTCGGAAGCACTCGCATTGCGGATTCAAGAACACGGGAGCGAACTCGCGATCGACGCCGCCGAGCGGGCGATCGCGGACGGACGAAAAACACTCATGGCATCCGATTTCGAGGTTGAGACGGTGATCGACAAGGACGATCTCGAGCTGCCGGTCGCGCCGGTCGACCGCATCGCTAGGATCGAGATCGACGACAAATACCGCGTCTCGATGGACGCACGGATCGCACTCGCCGACATCCTCGAGGATTACGCCGACAACGTCGCGCACGCGGCGGCGATCCTCGCTCGCCACGCCGATCGACGGACGATCATCGAATCCGACATCGAGACCTACTTCTCGCTGTTCGAGTGA
- a CDS encoding single-stranded DNA binding protein: MSDIEGVYEDLEADVSLEEFREAVEDKVEQMGGLADEETAAMLIAHEVGESEVGGVADIEPGMEEAKFVAKVTSIGELRTFERDGEDEDGRVVNVEVADETGAVRASLWDDHAEAAIEQLEEGQVLRIKGRPKEGFSGVEVSVDDLEPDDDTEIDVQVSDVHTVESLSLGISNVNLVGKVLDTDSVRTFDRDDGSEGKVSNLTLGDETGRIRVTLWDEQADRATELEADATVEVVDGYVRERDGTLELHVGNRGALEEVDADVEYVPESTPIESLEIDDVVDIAGVVRSADPKRTFDRDDGSEGQVRNIRVQDATGDIRVALWGDKADRDIGPGDEVALADVEIQDGWQDDLEASAGWRSTITVLDSEESESESADSSDTESAGLSSFAEGGEESAAGDGTTNADEPETSEGASGDESALAEPDEGAETEFTGVVVQAGSPVVLDDGDTTMSVETSADVGLGEEVTARGVIRDGRLEANDVF, from the coding sequence ATGAGCGACATCGAGGGGGTTTACGAAGACCTCGAGGCGGACGTCTCGCTCGAGGAGTTTCGCGAGGCCGTCGAAGACAAAGTCGAGCAGATGGGTGGACTCGCGGACGAGGAGACGGCGGCGATGCTCATCGCTCACGAAGTCGGCGAAAGCGAGGTCGGCGGCGTCGCGGACATCGAGCCCGGTATGGAGGAAGCGAAGTTCGTCGCGAAAGTGACGAGCATCGGCGAACTGCGGACGTTCGAGCGCGACGGCGAGGACGAGGACGGCCGCGTCGTCAACGTCGAAGTCGCCGACGAGACCGGCGCCGTCAGAGCCTCGCTGTGGGACGACCACGCCGAGGCCGCGATCGAGCAACTCGAGGAGGGACAGGTACTTCGGATCAAGGGTCGGCCGAAAGAGGGGTTCAGCGGCGTCGAAGTGAGCGTCGACGACTTAGAGCCCGACGACGACACCGAAATCGACGTGCAGGTCTCGGACGTCCACACCGTCGAAAGCCTCTCGCTCGGCATTTCGAACGTCAACCTCGTCGGAAAGGTCCTCGACACCGATTCCGTCCGAACGTTCGACCGTGACGACGGCTCGGAAGGGAAAGTCTCGAATCTCACGCTCGGCGACGAGACCGGGCGCATCCGGGTGACCCTCTGGGACGAGCAGGCCGATCGCGCGACCGAACTCGAGGCGGACGCGACGGTCGAGGTCGTCGACGGCTACGTTCGGGAGCGCGATGGCACCCTCGAACTCCACGTCGGAAATCGCGGCGCGCTCGAGGAAGTCGACGCGGATGTCGAGTACGTCCCAGAAAGCACGCCGATCGAATCGCTCGAGATCGACGATGTCGTCGACATCGCGGGCGTTGTTCGGTCCGCGGATCCGAAGCGGACGTTCGACCGGGACGACGGCTCCGAGGGGCAGGTTCGAAACATCCGCGTGCAGGACGCGACGGGCGACATTCGCGTCGCGCTGTGGGGCGATAAGGCAGACCGCGATATTGGCCCCGGCGACGAGGTCGCGCTCGCGGACGTCGAGATTCAGGACGGCTGGCAGGACGACCTCGAGGCCTCCGCCGGGTGGCGCTCGACGATCACCGTCCTCGACTCCGAGGAGAGTGAGTCGGAGTCGGCCGACTCGTCCGACACCGAATCGGCCGGCCTCTCGTCGTTCGCCGAAGGCGGCGAGGAAAGCGCAGCCGGAGACGGGACGACGAACGCGGACGAACCCGAGACGAGCGAGGGCGCATCGGGCGACGAATCAGCGCTCGCGGAACCGGACGAGGGGGCGGAAACGGAGTTCACGGGCGTCGTCGTGCAGGCGGGAAGCCCGGTCGTTCTCGACGACGGCGACACGACGATGAGCGTCGAAACCAGCGCCGACGTCGGACTCGGCGAAGAAGTCACTGCCCGAGGTGTGATCCGTGACGGCCGCCTCGAGGCGAACGACGTGTTCTGA
- a CDS encoding MBL fold metallo-hydrolase: METGIAQEVTAGDCTDLYYIDTGMYETDEYGAVYVLESERPAVVETGVGANYERILEAMDEIGIDREDLEVIAVTHIHLDHAGGAGLLAEACPNAEVYVPSIGASHLVDPSRLVEGTKQAVGDRWEFYADPEPVPEDRIVELEDGDVVDLGDHELRVHAAPGHAPHQVVFEDPANDAVFTGDAAGIWVPKLGEIRETSPPSNFDLEQCLEDVETLKAIDPDVLLYTHFGPRAVGDDASAALERYAKVLREWVSEIEDKRDELEDDEAVIEYFADNAVPVGPWGDRAVRAEARMNTRGVLGYLDHR, encoded by the coding sequence ATGGAAACAGGCATCGCGCAGGAAGTCACGGCCGGCGATTGCACGGATCTCTACTACATCGATACGGGGATGTACGAGACCGATGAGTACGGCGCGGTCTACGTACTCGAGAGCGAGCGACCCGCGGTCGTCGAAACGGGCGTCGGGGCGAACTACGAGCGCATCCTCGAGGCGATGGACGAGATCGGCATCGACCGCGAGGACCTCGAGGTGATCGCGGTCACGCACATCCACCTCGACCACGCCGGTGGTGCGGGGCTGCTCGCCGAAGCGTGTCCGAACGCGGAGGTCTACGTGCCATCGATCGGCGCGAGCCACCTCGTCGATCCGTCCCGGCTGGTCGAGGGGACCAAGCAGGCGGTCGGCGATCGGTGGGAGTTCTACGCCGATCCGGAGCCGGTCCCGGAGGATCGCATCGTCGAACTCGAGGACGGCGACGTGGTCGACCTGGGGGATCACGAACTACGCGTTCACGCCGCTCCTGGCCACGCGCCCCACCAGGTGGTTTTCGAAGATCCCGCGAACGACGCGGTGTTCACCGGCGACGCGGCGGGGATCTGGGTGCCGAAACTCGGCGAGATCCGCGAGACTTCGCCGCCGTCGAACTTCGACCTCGAGCAGTGTCTCGAGGACGTCGAGACGCTGAAAGCGATCGACCCGGACGTCCTGCTGTACACCCACTTCGGACCGCGAGCGGTCGGCGACGACGCGTCGGCGGCCCTCGAGCGGTACGCGAAGGTGCTACGGGAGTGGGTGTCGGAGATCGAGGACAAGCGAGACGAGCTCGAGGACGACGAGGCGGTCATCGAGTACTTCGCGGACAACGCGGTGCCGGTCGGTCCGTGGGGAGACCGCGCGGTGCGAGCCGAAGCGAGGATGAACACCCGCGGCGTGCTGGGCTACCTCGATCACCGGTAG